One part of the Cellvibrionales bacterium genome encodes these proteins:
- the hemE gene encoding uroporphyrinogen decarboxylase, with protein sequence MTELKNDRFLRALQRQPVDMTPVWMMRQAGRYLPEYRATRTKAGDFLALCMNPELACEVTLQPLRRYALDAAILFSDILTIPDAMGLGLFFEEGEGPRFRKTIRTEDDVAQLAVINPAKDLPYVLDAVKLIRRELNGAVPLIGFSGSPWTLATYMIEGGSSRDFVHAKKMLYDTPVLMHQLLAVLADSVATYLNEQIAAGAQAVQIFDTWGGALSHAAYEEFSLAYMRRVVKQLQREHEGRTVPVILFTKGGGQWLEVMAESGCDALGLDWTVDIGHARQRVGSKVALQGNMDPAILRASPQAIRTEVKRIIESFGTHQGHVFNLGHGITPDVLPEHAGCLIDAVHEFSQQK encoded by the coding sequence ATGACTGAATTAAAGAACGATCGCTTTTTGCGTGCTTTACAGCGACAGCCTGTGGATATGACGCCAGTGTGGATGATGCGCCAAGCGGGGCGCTATCTGCCTGAGTATCGTGCAACACGCACCAAGGCGGGCGATTTTCTTGCGCTGTGCATGAATCCTGAATTGGCCTGTGAAGTGACTTTGCAGCCTTTGCGTCGTTATGCACTCGATGCTGCAATTTTATTTTCAGATATTCTCACCATTCCTGATGCAATGGGCTTGGGTTTATTTTTTGAAGAAGGCGAAGGCCCGCGTTTTCGTAAAACAATCCGTACGGAAGATGATGTTGCTCAGCTGGCGGTAATCAATCCCGCAAAAGATTTGCCCTATGTGTTGGATGCGGTGAAATTAATTCGCCGTGAATTGAACGGTGCAGTGCCGTTGATTGGTTTTTCTGGCAGCCCGTGGACGCTAGCGACATACATGATAGAGGGCGGTTCTAGCCGCGATTTTGTCCACGCAAAAAAAATGCTGTACGACACGCCCGTATTGATGCATCAGTTGTTGGCGGTGCTAGCAGATTCCGTGGCGACCTATCTCAATGAGCAGATTGCAGCGGGTGCGCAGGCAGTACAGATCTTTGACACTTGGGGCGGGGCTCTGAGCCATGCGGCTTACGAGGAGTTTTCACTGGCGTATATGCGTCGTGTGGTTAAACAGTTACAGCGAGAGCACGAAGGGCGAACCGTGCCAGTGATTTTGTTTACCAAGGGCGGTGGGCAGTGGTTAGAGGTGATGGCAGAGTCAGGTTGTGACGCGCTAGGCTTGGATTGGACAGTTGATATTGGTCATGCACGCCAGCGTGTTGGTAGTAAAGTGGCATTGCAGGGTAATATGGATCCGGCAATTTTGCGCGCCTCACCGCAGGCGATACGCACAGAAGTGAAACGCATTATTGAGAGCTTTGGCACACATCAGGGACATGTTTTTAATCTGGGGCATGGGATAACGCCGGATGTGTTGCCAGAGCATGCAGGATGTCTTATTGATGCGGTTCACGAATTTTCTCAACAAAAATAA
- a CDS encoding DUF3391 domain-containing protein, whose amino-acid sequence MYVSGLDRPWSQTPFPLQGFFIRQPDEIDQLRLYCKYVLIDVQRGKQPVAVKHSTIEKKGGGGAADAAEARQRQQITAAPLKLRHNFYSDPVALKKENVAAEKLHSDIKANLNEIMSGVSQGGVVEVKKATQLASQVVDSVVRNPDAFSWLSRIRDKDEFTYGHIVRSAVWAGVFGRHIGLDKKEMNALVSACLLKDVGKVKLPEQLLVIPEEDRTLEQQEEYKKFIEHSVEILRTTPGVPAEIIHIVRNHCERFDGSGFPQGLIGDKIPFLAKVAGIVTVYDAVTNPRNSKYPLAPSKAMAKLYDMRNIEFQEELVVQFIQALGIYPTGTLIELNTGEVAVVVEQTFARRLKPKVAIVVDKDKNRLKEPAILDLFEDFSEKLRKAEKRGQPTSSIKAIEIVKDLEPGAFDIDIAEVRDSYLKETWNWRTMLGNITGR is encoded by the coding sequence ATGTATGTATCAGGGTTGGATAGACCCTGGTCGCAAACGCCCTTTCCATTGCAGGGTTTTTTCATCCGTCAGCCGGATGAAATCGATCAACTGCGTTTGTACTGCAAATATGTGCTGATTGATGTGCAGCGCGGCAAGCAGCCGGTTGCGGTTAAACATTCCACGATAGAAAAGAAAGGTGGCGGCGGTGCTGCTGATGCGGCTGAGGCAAGACAACGCCAGCAGATCACGGCTGCGCCACTGAAATTGCGCCATAATTTTTACAGCGATCCAGTTGCGCTGAAAAAAGAAAATGTAGCGGCAGAAAAACTGCACAGTGATATCAAGGCCAATCTCAATGAAATAATGAGCGGGGTGAGCCAAGGTGGAGTTGTAGAGGTCAAAAAAGCGACGCAGTTGGCGAGTCAGGTGGTTGATTCCGTTGTGCGCAACCCTGATGCGTTTTCATGGCTGTCGCGCATACGGGATAAAGACGAATTTACTTATGGTCATATCGTGCGCTCGGCAGTGTGGGCTGGCGTATTTGGCAGGCACATCGGTCTTGATAAAAAAGAAATGAATGCCTTGGTATCTGCGTGCTTGCTAAAAGATGTAGGTAAGGTGAAATTGCCTGAGCAGTTGTTGGTGATTCCAGAAGAAGATCGAACACTAGAACAACAAGAAGAATATAAGAAATTTATCGAACACAGCGTTGAGATTTTGCGTACAACCCCAGGGGTGCCCGCTGAAATTATTCATATTGTGCGCAATCACTGCGAGCGTTTTGATGGCTCAGGTTTTCCTCAGGGTTTGATTGGCGACAAAATTCCTTTCTTAGCCAAAGTGGCCGGCATTGTTACGGTTTACGACGCGGTGACAAATCCGCGTAATAGTAAGTATCCATTGGCACCGTCGAAGGCCATGGCGAAGCTGTATGACATGCGCAACATCGAATTCCAAGAAGAGCTGGTTGTGCAGTTTATTCAGGCGCTGGGGATTTATCCTACTGGCACATTGATTGAGTTGAATACCGGTGAAGTGGCTGTTGTCGTGGAGCAAACTTTTGCGCGCCGCCTAAAACCAAAAGTGGCTATCGTTGTTGATAAAGATAAAAATAGACTCAAAGAGCCTGCGATTCTTGATTTGTTTGAAGATTTTTCAGAGAAATTGCGCAAAGCAGAAAAACGCGGCCAACCAACCAGTTCTATTAAAGCAATCGAAATTGTGAAAGACCTAGAGCCCGGCGCTTTTGATATTGATATCGCCGAAGTGCGCGACAGTTACCTTAAGGAAACTTGGAACTGGCGCACCATGTTGGGCAATATTACAGGGCGCTGA
- a CDS encoding EAL domain-containing protein produces the protein MSKSETTRLLIINDNASEVERLLSMLRNSGHAMRSQHVPSIEGLEKLLGDQAWDLLLAVDAAKSCNPKDALRAIKKLDKDIPAIFLTETDPDEMAMALIDGLKAGARDVVILDDDQHLLMVMARELGNLQERRERRTADRKLLASEKRCQQLLDSSRDAIAYVEDGMFLYANQSFAERFGYQETDDIISIPVIDIIATADQEKYKSFMKAFKFSEDDKQELALTGTRADGSAFNIDIAVTHAVYENDPCTQLLVAAQIGLDSAAVAAEIKKASNIDPLTGIYNRLYMNSALEQAVHNASEKDKYSSLHIISIDLYDEMRASLGASARDSATKDLADFIKSTLGSNGTLGRIADGEFAWLTSGTDEDQQTQQAKTLCQKIAAHICQAGGKTTQVTVSIGICPITEKITNPDQVLDRAHTACAEVRSAGKNGTGNDARYFIAKLGAADAEKDDSLITEVIENTLRKDGFSLKYQPFISLQGDTTEHYEALLHMVPDEGGKTIDNKEIFRVLGSNNELGKKIDRWTTINAAKALAAHHSTGHDTTMLINISAATLRDEGFPAWLKVALSTANIPAKSIIMQLSETDAANYLTHAKTFCDAMSDLNIRCSIKHFGCSLDPFKTLAHLNVEMVKIDGSFANDIQHKNEKTDTLKELITKLNETRKTSIVPYVEQASLMATLWQSGAHFIQGNYVQAPREKMDYVFEE, from the coding sequence ATGAGCAAATCTGAAACCACCCGCCTTCTCATCATCAACGACAACGCCAGCGAGGTAGAACGCCTGCTGAGTATGTTGCGCAACTCTGGTCACGCCATGCGCTCGCAACATGTGCCCAGCATTGAAGGCTTGGAAAAATTGTTGGGCGATCAAGCGTGGGATTTGCTGTTAGCCGTAGACGCTGCAAAATCTTGCAACCCAAAAGATGCACTGCGTGCGATCAAAAAATTGGACAAAGATATTCCAGCGATTTTTCTGACAGAAACCGATCCCGATGAAATGGCGATGGCGCTCATTGATGGCTTGAAAGCGGGCGCGCGCGATGTAGTGATCCTGGATGACGATCAGCATTTGCTGATGGTTATGGCGCGTGAACTGGGCAACTTGCAAGAACGCCGCGAACGCCGCACGGCTGATAGAAAATTATTAGCTTCCGAAAAACGCTGCCAACAATTATTGGACAGCTCACGCGATGCGATTGCCTATGTAGAAGACGGCATGTTTTTGTACGCCAACCAAAGCTTTGCTGAGCGTTTTGGCTACCAAGAAACCGACGACATTATTTCTATACCCGTTATCGACATCATCGCCACTGCCGATCAAGAAAAATACAAAAGCTTCATGAAAGCTTTTAAATTCAGCGAAGATGACAAACAAGAGTTGGCGCTCACCGGCACACGCGCTGATGGCAGCGCTTTTAATATTGATATCGCAGTAACGCACGCTGTTTATGAAAACGACCCCTGCACACAGCTACTCGTCGCGGCACAAATTGGCCTTGATAGTGCCGCCGTTGCTGCAGAAATCAAAAAAGCCAGCAACATCGATCCACTCACCGGTATTTACAACCGCCTGTATATGAACAGCGCTTTGGAGCAAGCTGTTCACAACGCATCAGAAAAAGACAAATACAGCTCACTGCACATTATCAGCATCGATTTGTACGACGAAATGCGCGCGTCATTGGGCGCATCCGCACGCGACAGCGCCACCAAAGACCTCGCCGATTTCATCAAAAGTACGCTGGGCAGTAATGGCACGCTAGGCAGAATTGCCGACGGTGAATTTGCTTGGCTGACCAGCGGCACCGACGAAGATCAGCAAACGCAGCAAGCCAAAACTTTGTGTCAAAAAATAGCTGCCCACATTTGCCAAGCGGGCGGCAAGACCACACAAGTGACGGTCAGTATCGGCATTTGTCCGATCACAGAAAAAATCACCAATCCTGATCAAGTTTTGGATCGTGCGCATACCGCCTGCGCAGAAGTGCGCAGCGCCGGCAAAAATGGTACCGGCAACGATGCCCGTTACTTCATTGCCAAACTGGGCGCTGCCGATGCAGAAAAAGATGATTCACTCATCACTGAAGTTATTGAAAATACTTTGCGCAAAGATGGCTTCTCGCTGAAGTATCAACCTTTCATCAGTCTGCAAGGGGATACCACCGAGCACTATGAAGCGCTGCTACACATGGTTCCCGATGAAGGCGGCAAAACCATCGACAACAAAGAAATATTCCGCGTACTTGGCAGCAACAACGAATTGGGCAAAAAAATAGATCGCTGGACAACCATCAATGCTGCAAAAGCCCTAGCTGCGCATCACAGCACCGGACATGACACGACCATGCTAATTAACATCAGCGCCGCCACACTGCGCGATGAAGGCTTCCCCGCTTGGTTAAAAGTTGCATTGAGTACCGCCAACATTCCTGCGAAATCTATCATCATGCAGCTTTCTGAAACCGATGCCGCCAACTACCTCACGCATGCCAAAACTTTCTGCGACGCCATGAGTGACCTCAATATTCGTTGCAGCATTAAACACTTCGGCTGCTCATTAGACCCTTTTAAAACACTGGCGCACCTGAATGTAGAAATGGTAAAAATCGATGGCTCATTCGCCAACGACATTCAACACAAAAACGAAAAAACAGATACGCTCAAAGAGCTGATCACAAAACTCAATGAAACAAGAAAAACTTCCATCGTGCCTTATGTAGAACAAGCATCACTGATGGCCACACTTTGGCAGTCAGGCGCACACTTTATTCAAGGCAACTATGTACAAGCACCGCGCGAAAAAATGGACTATGTCTTTGAGGAATAA
- the epmB gene encoding EF-P beta-lysylation protein EpmB — protein sequence MIPVSHAACQDWQSLLRTAISDPAVLCQRLALPTAESSAIALACQNFPLRVPEPYLERIEIGNSQDPLLLQVLPQTAELLEQPGFVSDPLDESAHNPVPGLVHKYGSRVLLISTSLCAVHCRYCFRREFPYQDNRNSRLEWQQALHYIRLHTELNEVILSGGDPLSLPDKQLAWLTEHIAAIPHITRLRIHTRLPVVIPQRLTDSLLHTLSNSRLQTVMVLHCNHLNEVDTAVADAIGRLRRAGITVLNQSVLLANINDNADTLADLSERLFAAGCLPYYLHVLDKVNGSHHFALDDQRAVAIHRELQALLPGFLVPRLVRENAGEPSKSWLV from the coding sequence ATGATACCCGTTTCCCATGCAGCCTGTCAGGATTGGCAAAGCCTTTTGCGTACAGCGATCAGCGATCCCGCCGTTTTATGCCAGCGCCTTGCGCTGCCGACAGCCGAGTCTTCCGCTATCGCACTAGCCTGCCAAAATTTCCCCCTGCGCGTGCCGGAACCCTACTTAGAACGCATCGAAATCGGCAACTCGCAAGATCCCTTGCTACTGCAAGTTTTGCCGCAAACGGCTGAGCTGTTAGAGCAGCCAGGGTTTGTCAGCGATCCGCTGGACGAAAGCGCGCACAACCCTGTTCCCGGTCTCGTGCATAAATATGGCTCCCGCGTGCTGCTCATTAGCACCAGTCTGTGCGCGGTGCATTGCCGCTACTGTTTCCGCCGTGAATTTCCCTATCAGGACAACCGCAATAGCCGTTTGGAATGGCAGCAAGCCCTCCACTACATTCGCCTACACACCGAGTTGAACGAGGTCATTTTGTCGGGCGGCGACCCGCTCTCGCTGCCTGACAAACAGCTCGCGTGGCTGACCGAGCATATCGCAGCCATCCCGCATATCACTCGTCTGCGCATCCACACGCGCCTGCCGGTGGTCATTCCCCAGCGCCTCACCGACAGCCTACTGCACACCCTCAGCAACAGCCGCCTGCAAACCGTGATGGTGCTGCACTGCAACCACCTCAACGAGGTAGATACCGCTGTTGCCGACGCCATTGGCAGACTGCGCCGAGCGGGGATTACTGTGCTCAACCAATCCGTACTGCTGGCAAACATCAACGACAACGCCGACACGCTAGCCGATTTGAGCGAACGCTTGTTCGCCGCGGGTTGCCTGCCCTACTACCTGCATGTGCTGGACAAAGTAAATGGCAGCCATCACTTTGCCTTGGACGATCAGCGAGCTGTTGCCATTCACCGTGAGCTGCAAGCGCTACTGCCGGGTTTTCTGGTACCGCGCCTAGTGCGCGAAAACGCAGGGGAGCCCTCGAAGTCTTGGCTGGTCTAA
- the efp gene encoding elongation factor P has translation MANYSTSEFKGGLKVMLDGDPCNILENEHVKPGKGQAFNRVKLKNLKTGRVLEKTFKSGDTLEGADVSDSDMQYLYNDGEYWHFMEPESFEQHQANKATVGDAALWLKEQDTCIVTLYNGSPLAVTPPNHVVMEVVETDPGLRGDTATGGTKPAKLATGAVVKVPLFMNVGDLIKIDTRTGEYLSRAKE, from the coding sequence ATGGCGAACTATTCTACCAGCGAATTCAAAGGCGGACTCAAAGTGATGCTGGACGGGGATCCGTGCAATATTCTGGAGAACGAGCATGTTAAACCCGGCAAAGGGCAAGCGTTTAACCGCGTGAAATTGAAGAATTTGAAAACCGGTCGCGTGTTGGAAAAAACTTTTAAATCGGGCGACACATTGGAAGGCGCTGATGTGTCCGATTCGGACATGCAGTATTTGTACAACGATGGCGAATACTGGCATTTCATGGAGCCGGAATCGTTCGAGCAACATCAAGCCAATAAAGCAACCGTTGGTGATGCGGCGCTGTGGTTGAAAGAACAAGACACTTGCATCGTCACGCTCTACAACGGTTCTCCTTTGGCGGTAACTCCGCCGAACCATGTGGTGATGGAAGTGGTAGAAACGGACCCAGGCTTGCGCGGCGATACCGCCACCGGCGGCACCAAGCCGGCGAAATTGGCAACAGGCGCCGTGGTAAAAGTGCCGTTGTTTATGAATGTGGGTGATTTGATCAAAATTGATACGCGTACGGGTGAATACCTCAGCCGCGCTAAAGAGTGA
- the genX gene encoding EF-P lysine aminoacylase GenX — MPDWKPSASLDMLQKRAALLAAIRAFFAEKKVLEVDVPAITATAVTDTNIDSLQVSFAGRTDFDSCLITSPEFYMKRLLAAGSGDIYYLGHVFRVDESATRHHREFTMLEWYRIGWNLDALMQEVRELVSGVVAGAVRYTTYRQAFLEHAGVDPFCASVAELKQCAQEKLSPAFDSDERAIWLDLLFSHLVEPQLQGLVFVTEFPSAQAALAQTKTDEYGNTVAARFELYIDGVEIANGYQEELNADVLRQRFQQDQAVRAQHEQIVPEMDERFLAAMAAGLPACAGVALGVDRLLMVTSSEKTIRAVMPFMV; from the coding sequence ATGCCTGATTGGAAACCTTCTGCTTCGCTAGATATGTTGCAAAAACGCGCGGCGTTGTTGGCGGCTATTCGCGCTTTTTTTGCAGAGAAAAAAGTGTTGGAAGTGGATGTGCCTGCTATCACGGCGACAGCGGTAACCGACACCAATATCGACAGCTTGCAAGTGAGTTTTGCAGGGCGCACAGATTTTGATAGCTGTTTGATTACCTCACCTGAGTTTTATATGAAGCGCCTGTTGGCTGCAGGCAGTGGCGATATTTATTACTTGGGGCATGTGTTTCGCGTGGATGAATCGGCTACGCGCCACCATCGCGAGTTCACTATGTTGGAGTGGTATCGCATCGGCTGGAATCTGGATGCTTTGATGCAGGAAGTGCGCGAGTTAGTGAGTGGAGTGGTTGCGGGTGCAGTGCGGTATACAACCTATCGCCAAGCGTTTTTAGAGCATGCGGGTGTTGATCCTTTCTGTGCGTCTGTTGCTGAATTAAAACAGTGTGCGCAAGAAAAATTGTCGCCAGCGTTTGATAGTGATGAGCGCGCTATTTGGTTGGATTTGTTGTTCTCGCATTTGGTCGAGCCGCAGTTACAAGGTTTGGTGTTTGTGACGGAGTTTCCGTCTGCACAAGCGGCGTTGGCACAAACAAAAACGGACGAGTACGGCAACACTGTAGCGGCGCGTTTTGAGCTGTACATCGACGGTGTGGAAATAGCGAACGGCTATCAAGAAGAATTGAATGCGGATGTGTTGAGACAGCGCTTTCAACAAGACCAAGCCGTGCGCGCACAGCACGAGCAAATTGTGCCAGAGATGGATGAGCGTTTTCTGGCGGCAATGGCAGCGGGTTTGCCCGCTTGCGCAGGCGTGGCTCTGGGTGTTGATCGCCTGTTGATGGTGACGAGCAGCGAAAAAACTATCCGCGCAGTTATGCCGTTTATGGTGTAG
- a CDS encoding class I SAM-dependent methyltransferase, producing the protein MQLPIDIDTIKGFLDPAEGAALYQHGLATAPLGPCLEVGSYCGKSTVYLGTAAKQADNIVYAVDHHRGSEEHQLGEEYHDPDLYDAGVGLMDSFREFRKAMRAAQLENHVVPIVAPSTVAARHWATPLGMVFIDGGHSWEAALNDYRSWVAHIRVGGILAIHDIFPDPTQGGQAPYDIWKLAKASGLFEELPMVKTLGLFRRV; encoded by the coding sequence ATGCAACTCCCTATCGACATCGACACCATCAAAGGTTTTCTCGACCCCGCAGAAGGCGCGGCGCTCTATCAACACGGCCTAGCAACTGCGCCACTCGGCCCCTGTTTGGAAGTGGGTAGCTACTGCGGCAAATCGACGGTCTACCTCGGCACAGCCGCCAAGCAAGCTGACAACATTGTCTATGCAGTCGATCACCATCGCGGCTCAGAAGAACACCAACTCGGTGAGGAATACCACGACCCCGATTTGTACGATGCTGGCGTCGGTTTGATGGACAGTTTTCGCGAATTTCGCAAAGCCATGCGCGCCGCACAATTAGAAAATCATGTGGTGCCGATTGTTGCGCCGTCCACGGTTGCCGCGCGCCACTGGGCAACGCCATTGGGCATGGTGTTTATCGATGGCGGTCACTCGTGGGAAGCGGCGCTGAACGATTACCGCAGTTGGGTGGCGCATATTCGCGTGGGCGGCATTCTTGCGATTCACGATATTTTTCCTGACCCAACACAGGGCGGACAAGCGCCCTACGATATTTGGAAACTGGCCAAAGCTTCCGGCTTGTTTGAAGAATTGCCGATGGTGAAAACGCTGGGATTGTTTCGCCGCGTTTAA
- a CDS encoding 4-hydroxy-tetrahydrodipicolinate synthase, with protein sequence MITGSMVALVTPMNESGALDWDALAELIEWHIEQGTHAIVAMGTTGESATLSFEEHIAVVRSAVNQVRGRIPVIAGTGANSTSEAIELTRAAKEAKVDACLLVTPYYNKPTQEGLYLHHKAVAEAVAIPQILYNVPGRTVCDMLPDTTLRLAQISNIRGIKDATGNLERARELIERSPSDFAVYSGDDETAVELILLGGKGDISVTANVAPKLVAKMNALALAGKAEEARAVNEELMAVHKAMFVESNPIPVKWALEQMGKIKSGIRLPLTVLSAKQHDAVRTALIAAGLL encoded by the coding sequence ATGATTACGGGCAGCATGGTGGCTCTGGTAACGCCCATGAATGAAAGTGGGGCTCTGGATTGGGATGCGCTGGCCGAGTTGATCGAGTGGCATATTGAGCAGGGTACGCACGCTATTGTCGCGATGGGTACCACGGGCGAGTCTGCCACCTTGAGTTTTGAAGAGCACATTGCGGTTGTGCGCAGTGCAGTGAATCAGGTGCGTGGGCGCATTCCTGTGATTGCCGGTACGGGCGCCAATTCAACATCGGAGGCAATTGAGCTCACTCGCGCTGCCAAAGAAGCCAAAGTGGATGCGTGTTTACTGGTCACGCCGTATTACAACAAACCGACACAAGAGGGCTTGTATCTGCACCACAAAGCAGTGGCAGAAGCGGTGGCTATTCCACAAATTTTGTACAACGTGCCAGGGCGTACAGTTTGCGATATGTTGCCGGATACCACGCTGCGTTTGGCGCAAATTTCCAATATTCGCGGCATTAAAGATGCAACTGGAAACTTGGAGCGTGCGCGTGAATTGATTGAGCGTTCACCTAGCGATTTTGCAGTGTACTCTGGTGATGATGAAACAGCAGTTGAATTGATTTTACTCGGTGGCAAAGGTGATATTTCTGTGACCGCGAATGTGGCACCTAAACTGGTTGCCAAAATGAATGCGCTGGCATTGGCTGGAAAAGCGGAAGAAGCTCGCGCGGTCAATGAAGAACTGATGGCGGTGCATAAAGCAATGTTTGTGGAATCCAATCCTATCCCTGTGAAATGGGCGTTGGAACAAATGGGGAAAATTAAATCAGGTATTCGCTTGCCGTTGACCGTGTTGTCAGCCAAACAACATGATGCAGTAAGAACAGCCTTAATTGCTGCGGGTTTGCTGTGA
- the bamC gene encoding outer membrane protein assembly factor BamC yields MLIKKTVSSVAVSLLAFSVSGCGLFFGDDGIFRDRGDDYLKARSVEPIKIPSDSKGERIGQLFVIPEAGNVSGHSAAEFRVPKPASPETLTQKADQIKIQKLGEQRWISVSRPPEAVWPGVRSFLSTKGIAVLDQNPSAGVLEAASTEDRYRIQLQNGLSPRSTEIQVVQMSAQTSATQYSQEWPERSASAEREASMIKELATYLASNTSSQASMLAQGIGDRAARGSVVEGPGPWLLMQVDYGRAWASVSGSRNSDGYRVDSANREQGQWLISVSTAVDDDEKETVNYRVQLQRMSDEKVQVTVRNGSGEALPEDESDALLRHIWDNLL; encoded by the coding sequence ATGTTGATTAAAAAAACAGTGAGCAGCGTGGCAGTTTCTCTGTTGGCGTTTTCTGTGAGTGGTTGCGGGCTTTTTTTTGGTGATGACGGCATATTTCGTGACCGTGGCGATGATTACTTAAAAGCGCGGAGTGTGGAGCCGATCAAAATTCCATCCGATAGCAAAGGCGAGCGCATCGGTCAGCTCTTTGTTATCCCCGAGGCCGGCAATGTCAGCGGTCATTCGGCAGCGGAGTTTCGTGTGCCGAAACCTGCCAGCCCTGAAACACTGACACAGAAAGCAGATCAAATAAAAATTCAGAAATTGGGCGAGCAGCGTTGGATTAGTGTTAGCAGACCGCCGGAAGCAGTATGGCCGGGTGTGCGTAGCTTTTTGTCTACCAAAGGCATTGCGGTGCTAGACCAAAATCCTAGTGCTGGCGTATTGGAGGCCGCTAGCACAGAAGACCGTTACCGCATTCAGCTGCAAAATGGTTTGAGTCCGCGCTCGACAGAAATACAAGTGGTGCAGATGTCGGCGCAAACTTCTGCGACACAATACAGCCAAGAGTGGCCGGAGCGTTCTGCAAGCGCAGAACGCGAAGCGTCGATGATTAAAGAGCTGGCGACCTATCTTGCCAGTAATACCAGCTCACAAGCGTCGATGTTGGCACAAGGTATAGGCGATAGAGCTGCTCGTGGTAGTGTGGTGGAAGGACCGGGACCGTGGTTGTTGATGCAGGTGGATTACGGCCGTGCATGGGCTTCTGTAAGTGGTTCGCGGAACAGTGATGGCTATCGTGTCGATAGTGCTAATCGCGAGCAGGGGCAGTGGTTAATTTCTGTTTCAACTGCTGTGGATGATGATGAAAAAGAAACTGTGAATTACCGTGTGCAGTTGCAGCGCATGAGTGATGAGAAGGTGCAGGTAACGGTGCGTAATGGCAGCGGCGAAGCTTTGCCAGAAGATGAAAGTGATGCGTTGTTGCGCCACATCTGGGACAACTTACTCTGA
- a CDS encoding MBL fold metallo-hydrolase, with amino-acid sequence MRFASIGSGSRGNGTLVQAGNNLLLVDCGFALKETIARLTKLGIEPQQLSAVLVTHEHGDHCSGVRVLANRYQLPVYMTAGTARSKALADVAHTVIIDSHAPFAVGEIAVQPVAVPHDAAEPVQFVFSWQNRCLGLLTDIGAITPFVKQHYSACDALLLESNHCLDMLARSDYPPSLKLRVSGRFGHLSNAQATSLLEEVDTARLQHLVIAHLSEKNNSLERVQQSMEKVLQGIRNVLFACQENGFDWLAIGQSTNDVISNTSRDVS; translated from the coding sequence ATGCGTTTCGCCTCCATCGGCAGCGGTAGTCGCGGCAATGGCACTTTGGTGCAGGCTGGCAATAACTTGTTGTTAGTGGATTGTGGTTTCGCACTGAAAGAAACAATTGCTCGTTTAACGAAGTTGGGTATTGAGCCGCAGCAGTTGAGTGCGGTGTTAGTAACGCATGAACACGGTGATCATTGCAGCGGCGTGCGGGTGTTGGCGAATCGCTATCAGTTGCCGGTGTATATGACCGCAGGCACGGCGCGATCAAAAGCTTTAGCGGATGTGGCGCACACCGTTATTATCGACAGTCATGCGCCGTTTGCGGTGGGAGAAATTGCAGTGCAGCCGGTAGCTGTGCCGCATGATGCTGCAGAGCCAGTGCAGTTTGTGTTTTCTTGGCAAAATCGTTGTTTGGGTTTGCTGACTGATATAGGTGCGATCACGCCGTTTGTAAAACAGCACTACAGTGCGTGTGATGCGCTGTTACTTGAAAGCAATCATTGCCTGGATATGTTGGCGCGCAGTGATTACCCGCCTTCACTAAAGTTGCGTGTGAGTGGTCGCTTTGGACATTTGAGTAATGCGCAGGCAACGAGCTTGTTGGAGGAGGTTGATACTGCGCGTTTGCAGCATTTGGTTATTGCGCATCTCAGTGAGAAAAATAACTCGCTGGAGCGCGTGCAGCAGAGTATGGAGAAAGTATTGCAGGGCATACGCAATGTCCTGTTTGCTTGTCAGGAGAATGGGTTTGATTGGCTTGCTATTGGTCAGTCAACAAATGATGTTATTAGCAACACTTCGAGAGATGTCTCATGA